One Streptococcus sp. zg-86 DNA window includes the following coding sequences:
- a CDS encoding ATP-dependent Clp protease proteolytic subunit — protein sequence MEKENTMIPVVIEQTSRGERSYDIYSRLLKDRIIMLTGPVEDNMANSVIAQLLFLDAQDPTKDIYLYVNTPGGSVSAGLAIVDTMNFIKADVQTIVMGMAASMGTIIASSGAKGKRFMLPHAEYMIHQPMGGTGGGTQQTDMAIAAEHLLKTRNTLEKILADNSGKSVKQIHKDAERDYWMSAKETLDYGFIDQIMENNQLK from the coding sequence ATCGAAAAGGAGAACACTATGATTCCTGTAGTTATTGAACAAACCAGCCGTGGGGAGCGCTCGTATGATATTTACTCACGCCTCTTAAAAGATCGTATTATCATGTTGACAGGCCCAGTTGAAGACAATATGGCAAATTCTGTTATTGCCCAGTTGCTCTTCCTTGATGCGCAAGATCCAACCAAGGATATTTATCTCTATGTCAATACTCCTGGTGGTTCTGTCTCAGCAGGTCTTGCCATTGTGGACACCATGAACTTTATCAAGGCAGATGTCCAAACCATTGTTATGGGGATGGCAGCTAGCATGGGAACCATTATTGCGTCAAGTGGTGCCAAGGGCAAACGCTTCATGTTGCCACATGCAGAGTACATGATTCATCAACCAATGGGCGGTACTGGTGGCGGTACGCAACAGACTGATATGGCGATTGCAGCTGAGCACCTATTAAAAACCCGTAACACACTAGAAAAAATTCTTGCAGACAATTCAGGAAAAAGTGTTAAACAAATCCACAAAGATGCGGAACGTGATTACTGGATGAGTGCCAAAGAAACCCTTGATTATGGCTTCATTGATCAGATTATGGAAAATAATCAGTTAAAATAG
- a CDS encoding ABC transporter ATP-binding protein encodes MSMLTVENLSVHYGVIEAVKNVSFEVNEGEVVTLIGANGAGKTSILRTISGLVRPSSGTISFLGNEIQRIPARKIVADGLSQVPEGRHVFAGLTVMENLEMGAFLRNNREENQANLKKIFARFPRLEERKNQDAATLSGGEQQMLAMGRALMSQPKLLLLDEPSMGLAPIFIQEIFDIIQDIQKQGTTVLLIEQNANKALSIADRGYVLETGKIVLSGTGHELLASEEVKKAYLGG; translated from the coding sequence ATGTCAATGTTAACAGTGGAAAATTTATCCGTCCATTACGGTGTCATCGAAGCAGTAAAAAATGTATCCTTTGAAGTCAATGAAGGAGAAGTGGTTACACTAATTGGTGCAAATGGTGCAGGCAAGACCTCTATCTTACGAACCATTTCAGGCTTGGTACGTCCATCTTCTGGTACAATTAGCTTTTTAGGAAATGAAATCCAACGTATTCCGGCTCGTAAAATTGTAGCAGATGGCTTGTCTCAAGTCCCAGAAGGTCGCCATGTTTTTGCTGGTTTGACGGTTATGGAAAATTTGGAAATGGGTGCTTTCTTGCGCAACAATCGTGAAGAAAATCAAGCCAATTTGAAAAAGATTTTTGCTCGTTTCCCGCGTTTGGAAGAAAGGAAAAACCAAGATGCCGCAACCCTTTCAGGAGGGGAGCAGCAAATGCTTGCGATGGGGCGTGCTCTCATGAGCCAGCCAAAATTATTGCTCCTTGATGAGCCTTCTATGGGACTTGCACCTATTTTCATTCAAGAAATTTTTGATATTATTCAAGATATTCAAAAACAAGGGACAACCGTCCTCTTGATTGAACAAAATGCCAATAAGGCACTTTCAATCGCAGACCGAGGCTACGTACTTGAAACAGGGAAAATTGTCCTATCAGGAACAGGACACGAACTCCTCGCCTCAGAAGAAGTCAAAAAAGCATATCTAGGTGGTTAA
- a CDS encoding ABC transporter ATP-binding protein, which produces MALLDVQKLTKNFGGLTAVGDVTMELHEGELVGLIGPNGAGKTTLFNLLTGVYEPSEGTISLAGTPLNGKAPSKIASLGLGRTFQNIRLFKDMTVLENVLIGLSNHGKNHVFASFFRLPAFYKNEVALREKAIELLKIFDLDKDADTLAKNLPYGQQRRLEIVRALATEPKILFLDEPAAGMNPQETAELTQLIRKIKNEFNITIMLIEHDMSLVMEVTERIYVLEYGRLIAHGTPEEIKTNKRVIEAYLGGEA; this is translated from the coding sequence ATGGCACTTCTTGATGTACAAAAATTAACCAAAAATTTCGGCGGTTTAACTGCAGTTGGTGATGTCACAATGGAATTACACGAGGGTGAACTGGTCGGCTTAATTGGTCCAAATGGTGCAGGAAAGACAACCCTCTTTAATCTCTTGACGGGTGTCTATGAGCCAAGTGAAGGAACGATTAGCCTAGCAGGTACTCCTTTAAATGGAAAGGCACCTTCTAAAATTGCTTCTCTAGGATTGGGACGGACCTTCCAAAACATTCGTCTCTTTAAAGATATGACGGTTTTGGAAAATGTCTTAATCGGTTTAAGCAATCATGGGAAAAACCATGTCTTTGCCAGTTTTTTCCGCCTACCAGCCTTTTACAAGAATGAGGTAGCTCTGCGTGAAAAAGCCATTGAACTCTTAAAAATCTTTGATTTGGATAAGGATGCAGATACCTTGGCCAAGAATCTTCCTTACGGACAACAACGCCGTTTGGAAATTGTACGTGCCTTAGCAACTGAGCCTAAAATTCTCTTTCTTGATGAGCCAGCAGCTGGGATGAACCCACAGGAAACAGCTGAATTGACCCAATTGATTCGTAAAATCAAAAATGAGTTCAACATTACAATCATGCTGATTGAGCATGATATGAGCTTGGTCATGGAAGTTACAGAACGAATCTATGTCTTGGAATATGGTCGCCTGATTGCACATGGCACACCAGAGGAAATCAAGACCAATAAACGTGTTATCGAAGCTTATCTTGGAGGTGAGGCCTAA
- the upp gene encoding uracil phosphoribosyltransferase → MEKFQVIAHPLIQHKLSILRRTDTSTKAFRELVDEIAMLMGYEVLRDLPLEDVEIETPITKTVQKQIAGKKLAIVPILRAGIGMVDGLLSLVPAAKVGHIGMYRDEETLQPVEYLVKLPEDIDQRQIFVVDPMLATGGSAILAIDSLKNRGATNIKFVCLVAAPEGVKALQEAHSDVDIFTAALDEKLNEKGYIVPGLGDAGDRLFGTK, encoded by the coding sequence ATGGAGAAATTCCAAGTTATTGCACATCCACTTATTCAGCATAAATTGTCTATCTTACGTCGTACAGATACATCAACAAAGGCTTTCCGTGAGTTAGTTGATGAAATTGCCATGTTGATGGGATATGAAGTGCTACGTGATTTGCCATTAGAAGATGTTGAAATTGAAACACCGATTACCAAAACAGTTCAAAAACAAATCGCAGGGAAAAAATTAGCGATTGTCCCAATCTTACGTGCCGGAATTGGAATGGTGGACGGTCTACTTAGTCTAGTACCCGCAGCCAAAGTTGGTCATATCGGAATGTACCGCGATGAAGAAACCCTGCAACCAGTTGAATATTTGGTGAAATTACCAGAGGACATCGACCAACGTCAAATTTTTGTAGTAGACCCAATGCTTGCAACTGGAGGCTCTGCTATTTTGGCAATTGATTCGCTTAAAAACCGCGGAGCAACCAATATCAAATTTGTCTGCCTTGTTGCAGCACCTGAAGGTGTCAAAGCTCTTCAAGAAGCTCATTCAGATGTGGATATTTTCACCGCAGCTCTAGATGAAAAATTAAATGAAAAAGGCTACATCGTTCCAGGTTTGGGAGATGCAGGAGACCGCTTGTTCGGTACAAAATAA
- a CDS encoding YlbG family protein — protein MAFEKQERMSLAVYLYYNRDARKLSQYGDIIYHSRRLRYLLLYVPQESVETLMATLKKERFVKKVVPSHFKEMDRDFVGSLWRQEEEKNSL, from the coding sequence ATGGCATTTGAAAAACAAGAACGAATGAGTTTAGCAGTCTATCTTTATTACAATCGCGATGCGCGAAAATTGAGTCAATATGGAGATATTATTTATCATTCTAGGCGTTTGCGCTATCTACTGTTATATGTTCCTCAGGAGAGCGTTGAAACTCTGATGGCCACATTAAAAAAAGAACGGTTTGTGAAAAAGGTTGTTCCGTCGCATTTTAAAGAAATGGATAGGGATTTTGTCGGTAGTTTATGGCGCCAAGAAGAAGAGAAAAATAGTTTGTAA
- a CDS encoding branched-chain amino acid ABC transporter permease translates to MLQQLVNGLILGSVYALLALGYTMVYGIIKLINFAHGDLYMMGAFMGYYFLNKLTFISNGGLRLFVALIATMIGTAILGVVIEFLAYRPLRNSTRIAALITAIGVSFFLEYIMVYFFTADVKPFPQVLDSTKFNLGPVTVDSIQLIILGVSLFLMVALQLIVQKTKMGKAMRAVSVDSDAAQLMGINVNRTISFTFALGSALAGAAGVLLGLYYNQIEPLMGMTPGLKAFVAAVLGGIGIIPGAALGGFVIGVIETFTYVIGLDTFRDAIVYIVLIIILLVRPSGILGKNVKEKV, encoded by the coding sequence ATGCTTCAACAGCTGGTCAATGGTTTGATTTTAGGTTCCGTGTACGCCTTGTTGGCCTTGGGGTATACAATGGTATATGGAATTATCAAACTGATTAACTTTGCCCACGGGGATCTCTATATGATGGGAGCCTTTATGGGATATTATTTTTTAAATAAGCTAACCTTTATTTCAAATGGAGGTCTTCGCTTATTCGTTGCCTTGATTGCTACCATGATTGGGACAGCAATTTTAGGCGTTGTCATTGAATTTTTGGCCTATCGACCTTTACGAAATTCAACCCGTATCGCAGCTCTGATTACAGCGATTGGTGTTTCCTTCTTCTTGGAATACATCATGGTTTATTTCTTCACTGCAGATGTTAAACCTTTTCCTCAGGTCTTAGATTCCACCAAATTTAACCTTGGCCCTGTTACCGTAGACAGTATCCAATTGATTATCTTAGGTGTATCTCTCTTCTTGATGGTAGCCTTGCAGTTGATTGTTCAGAAAACAAAGATGGGGAAAGCCATGCGTGCTGTTTCTGTCGATAGCGATGCAGCACAGCTAATGGGAATCAATGTCAATCGTACGATTAGCTTTACTTTTGCTTTAGGATCAGCCTTGGCAGGAGCAGCAGGGGTCTTACTCGGTTTATACTACAACCAGATTGAGCCACTTATGGGGATGACACCTGGCTTGAAAGCCTTCGTTGCTGCGGTTCTAGGTGGAATTGGAATTATTCCTGGTGCTGCGCTAGGTGGCTTTGTTATCGGAGTAATTGAAACCTTTACCTATGTTATTGGCTTAGATACCTTCCGTGATGCGATTGTCTACATTGTCTTGATTATCATTTTATTGGTAAGACCAAGTGGTATTCTTGGCAAAAACGTGAAAGAGAAGGTGTAA
- a CDS encoding ABC transporter substrate-binding protein, with amino-acid sequence MKTSKFKLALLSFASAALLAACGNVSSTNSSATGTELKEDTLKIGYNLELSGAVSSYGQTEKNGADLAVKEINAAGGVDGKKIEVVAKDNKSETAEAATVATSLASEGVNIIIGPATSGASGASIANVTAAGVPMITPSGTQTDLVVNSEGKVQDFFFRTTFTDGYQGEIMAEYATKNLNAKKVVLYYDNSSDYGKGVAESFQNAYKGEIVSTITFASGDKDFQAALTKLKGLDFDAIIMPGYYNETGTIVKQARGLGIDKPILGSDGFDSPLFAELATASAANKVYYLSAFVPSASERAKEFHDAYMKEYGEEPSMFSALAYDSVYMAAEASKGSKNSVEVKDKLAALKDFDGVTGKMSIDKDHNVVKSVYVVSLKDGKADTVDTVSLTEAAK; translated from the coding sequence ATGAAAACAAGTAAATTCAAATTAGCATTGCTTAGCTTTGCTTCTGCAGCGCTTCTTGCTGCCTGCGGAAATGTATCGAGCACCAACTCATCTGCGACTGGTACTGAATTAAAAGAAGATACATTGAAAATCGGTTATAACTTAGAATTGTCAGGTGCTGTTTCATCTTATGGTCAAACAGAAAAAAATGGTGCGGACCTTGCTGTAAAAGAAATCAATGCAGCAGGTGGTGTTGACGGTAAAAAAATCGAAGTAGTTGCTAAAGACAACAAATCAGAAACTGCTGAAGCAGCGACTGTTGCAACCAGCCTTGCTAGTGAAGGTGTAAACATTATCATCGGCCCTGCAACTTCAGGTGCGTCAGGCGCTTCTATCGCAAACGTAACAGCTGCAGGTGTACCAATGATTACTCCTTCAGGAACGCAAACAGACCTTGTTGTTAACAGCGAAGGAAAAGTACAAGATTTCTTCTTCCGTACAACCTTTACGGATGGATACCAAGGTGAAATTATGGCAGAATATGCAACAAAGAACTTGAACGCTAAGAAAGTTGTTCTTTACTATGACAACTCTTCAGATTATGGTAAAGGTGTTGCAGAATCCTTCCAAAATGCCTACAAGGGTGAGATTGTCTCAACTATTACCTTTGCTTCAGGAGATAAAGATTTCCAAGCAGCCCTTACAAAATTAAAAGGTCTTGACTTTGATGCCATTATCATGCCAGGTTACTACAATGAAACAGGGACAATCGTAAAACAAGCACGTGGTCTTGGTATTGACAAACCAATCCTTGGTTCAGACGGTTTTGACTCACCATTGTTTGCAGAATTGGCAACAGCTTCAGCAGCCAACAAGGTTTACTACCTTTCTGCCTTTGTTCCGTCAGCAAGCGAGCGTGCGAAGGAATTCCACGATGCATACATGAAAGAATACGGTGAAGAACCTTCAATGTTCTCAGCACTTGCTTATGACTCAGTTTATATGGCGGCAGAAGCATCAAAAGGATCTAAAAACTCTGTAGAAGTAAAAGATAAATTGGCTGCTTTGAAAGACTTTGACGGAGTAACTGGTAAAATGTCTATTGACAAAGACCACAACGTTGTAAAATCTGTCTACGTGGTGAGCTTGAAAGATGGTAAAGCAGATACAGTTGATACAGTATCTCTTACAGAAGCAGCTAAATAA
- a CDS encoding branched-chain amino acid ABC transporter permease, producing the protein MARNLKVNAIWLAVLLAGFGVIQGLVATGILNFYYIQVVQQIGINIIMAVGLNLIVGFSGQFSLGHAGFMAIGAYSVGVLGKMMPSYAGFAISLLVGMILAGGVALLVGLPTLRLKGDYLAIATLGVAEIIRIFIINGGKVTNGAAGIMGIPLFTNWQLVYAFVVITTIFTVNFLRSPMGRTVISVREDEIAAESVGVNPTKMKVIAFVFGAMTAAIAGGLHAGYVGTIVPKDFAFMTSVNILIIIVLGGLGSITGTFVAAIVLGVLNVYLKSYASVSMIIYSFALILLMIFRPGGLLGTKELSFARFFKKKEEAN; encoded by the coding sequence ATGGCAAGAAATCTAAAAGTAAATGCAATTTGGCTAGCTGTTTTACTAGCTGGTTTTGGAGTCATTCAAGGACTCGTTGCAACAGGTATCTTGAACTTCTACTATATCCAAGTGGTTCAACAAATTGGGATTAACATCATCATGGCAGTCGGTTTGAACTTGATTGTTGGTTTTTCAGGTCAATTCTCACTCGGGCATGCTGGTTTTATGGCTATTGGTGCTTACTCAGTTGGTGTTCTAGGGAAAATGATGCCTAGCTATGCAGGTTTTGCTATTTCGCTACTTGTTGGAATGATACTTGCAGGTGGAGTAGCCCTCTTGGTTGGTTTGCCAACTCTCCGTTTGAAAGGAGATTATCTGGCAATCGCAACGCTTGGTGTGGCAGAGATTATCCGTATTTTTATTATCAATGGCGGAAAAGTAACGAACGGTGCAGCTGGGATTATGGGAATTCCCCTCTTTACCAACTGGCAATTAGTCTATGCTTTTGTGGTGATTACAACGATTTTCACTGTGAACTTCCTACGTAGTCCTATGGGACGGACAGTCATCTCTGTTCGGGAAGATGAAATTGCGGCAGAATCTGTCGGGGTGAATCCTACTAAAATGAAGGTCATTGCCTTTGTCTTTGGTGCCATGACAGCAGCTATTGCGGGTGGTCTCCATGCAGGCTATGTTGGTACGATTGTACCAAAAGACTTTGCGTTCATGACCTCTGTTAATATTTTGATTATCATCGTATTGGGGGGACTTGGCTCTATTACAGGGACCTTTGTTGCAGCGATTGTACTAGGCGTTTTGAATGTCTATCTCAAGAGTTATGCTAGTGTGAGTATGATTATCTATTCATTTGCCCTCATCTTATTGATGATTTTCCGCCCAGGTGGTCTATTGGGAACGAAGGAATTATCCTTTGCTCGATTCTTCAAGAAAAAGGAGGAAGCGAACTAA